A portion of the Oncorhynchus gorbuscha isolate QuinsamMale2020 ecotype Even-year linkage group LG07, OgorEven_v1.0, whole genome shotgun sequence genome contains these proteins:
- the nsun6 gene encoding tRNA (cytosine(72)-C(5))-methyltransferase NSUN6 isoform X1, producing the protein MPEEMSIFPRIALKPEVHDYLRNVFINKEVLAAVSQGEAEQRFQRLLSCLSHPPALTCVRASTHLASLEEIQHRLGEELKQQQKCDSQSEDISVTILPHPHIPDVLLLPVIGPRPVVQLSSEVIVGAQCGSAVLRGAHVFAPGILATPKFMKTGDAVSVFSDLEGKCTRGSKDFKGKKVFVGNGVAEMDRSNIFCSDEPVKGVGIRMVEPLYQSPSFDGVLPSLAFLQNLPSVVVGHVLGPRPGERILDMCAAPGGKTCHIAALMGGQGEVVALDKIRGKVERIRQNAKALHLDCIKAHCFNSIKAVCTDQAQDTEGPPFPPQSFDRVLLDAPCSGLGQRPSMVCTWNLKEICSYQPLQRKLFHTAVRLLKRGGVLVYSTCTVTLSENEEQVAWALNTFPCLTLQPQEPHIGAEGMLGAGLSPEQLRLLQRFSPELDWSAAEARGEDDSPTEQPEFPTPLAHRANKDTIGFFIAKFLKS; encoded by the exons ATGCCAGAAGAAATGTCAATTTTCCCAAGAATTGCATTGAAGCCAGAAGTTCATGATTACTTGAGGAATGTCTTCATAAACAAGGAG GTGCTGGCTGCAGTGAGTCaaggagaggcagagcagaggtTCCAGAGGCTGCTGTCCTGCCTCTCCCACCCGCCTGCCTTGACCTGTGTACGAGCCAGCACTCACCTTGCTTCCCTGGAGGAGATCCAACACAGGCTTGGGGAGGAACTCAAACAG CAGCAGAAGTGTGACTCTCAGTCTGAAGACATTTCCGTTACTATTCTCCCCCACCCACACATTCCAGATGTGCTGCTTCTTCCTGTCATCGGGCCTAG GCCTGTGGTCCAGCTCAGCTCGGAGGTCATAGTAGGCGCTCAGTGTGGCAGTGCTGTTCTGAGGGGAGCGCACGTCTTCGCCCCAGGGATCCTCGCCACACCCAAGT TCATGAAGACAGGAGATGCTGTGTCTGTGTTCTCGGACCTGGAGGGGAAGTGCACACGGGGGAGCAAGGACTTTAAGGGAAAGAAAGTGTTTGTGGGAAATGGAGTCGCTGAAATGGACCGCTCCAACATCTTCTGCTCAGACGAACCAGTCAA GGGCGTTGGTATTCGGATGGTAGAGCCCCTGTACCAGAGCCCCTCCTTCGATGGGGTACTACCCAGCCTGGCGTTCCTACAG AACCTCCCATCGGTGGTGGTGGGTCACGTGCTGGGGCCCCGTCCTGGAGAGCGCATCCTGGATATGTGTGCTGCTCCCGGGGGGAAGACCTGCCATATCGCTGCCCTGATGGGGGGAcag GGAGAGGTAGTGGCCCTGGATAAGATCAGAGGCAAGGTGGAGCGCATCCGTCAGAACGCCAAAGCGCTGCATCTGGACTGCATCAAAGCCCACTGCTTCAATAGCATCAAGGCTGTGTGCACTGACCAGGCCCAGGACACTGAGG GTCCACCCTTCCCTCCACAGAGTTTTGACCGGGTGTTGCTGGATGCTCCATGTAGCGGTCTAGGCCAGAGACCCAGCATGGTCTGTACCTGGAACCTGAAGGAGATCTGCTCCTACCAGCCTCTACAGCGCAAGCTCTTCCACACC GCGGTACGGCTCCTGAAGAGAGGTGGTGTCCTGGTGTACAGCACCTGCACTGTGACTCTGTCAGAGAATGAGGAGCAGGTGGCCTGGGCCCTTAACACCTTCCCCTGCCTCACACTACAGCCTCAG gagCCCCACATCGGAGCAGAGGGCATGCTGGGAGCTGGCCTTTCACCTGAGCAGCTGCGTCTCCTCCAGAGGTTCAGTCCTGAGTTGGACTGGAGCGCGGCCGAGGCCAGGGGAGAGGATGACAGCCCCACAGAACAGCCAGAGTTCCCAACCCCCCTCGCACACCGAGCCAACAAGGACACTATTGGCTTCTTCATTGCCAAGTTCCTAAAGAGCTGA
- the nsun6 gene encoding tRNA (cytosine(72)-C(5))-methyltransferase NSUN6 isoform X2, whose amino-acid sequence MPEEMSIFPRIALKPEVHDYLRNVFINKEVLAAVSQGEAEQRFQRLLSCLSHPPALTCVRASTHLASLEEIQHRLGEELKQQKCDSQSEDISVTILPHPHIPDVLLLPVIGPRPVVQLSSEVIVGAQCGSAVLRGAHVFAPGILATPKFMKTGDAVSVFSDLEGKCTRGSKDFKGKKVFVGNGVAEMDRSNIFCSDEPVKGVGIRMVEPLYQSPSFDGVLPSLAFLQNLPSVVVGHVLGPRPGERILDMCAAPGGKTCHIAALMGGQGEVVALDKIRGKVERIRQNAKALHLDCIKAHCFNSIKAVCTDQAQDTEGPPFPPQSFDRVLLDAPCSGLGQRPSMVCTWNLKEICSYQPLQRKLFHTAVRLLKRGGVLVYSTCTVTLSENEEQVAWALNTFPCLTLQPQEPHIGAEGMLGAGLSPEQLRLLQRFSPELDWSAAEARGEDDSPTEQPEFPTPLAHRANKDTIGFFIAKFLKS is encoded by the exons ATGCCAGAAGAAATGTCAATTTTCCCAAGAATTGCATTGAAGCCAGAAGTTCATGATTACTTGAGGAATGTCTTCATAAACAAGGAG GTGCTGGCTGCAGTGAGTCaaggagaggcagagcagaggtTCCAGAGGCTGCTGTCCTGCCTCTCCCACCCGCCTGCCTTGACCTGTGTACGAGCCAGCACTCACCTTGCTTCCCTGGAGGAGATCCAACACAGGCTTGGGGAGGAACTCAAACAG CAGAAGTGTGACTCTCAGTCTGAAGACATTTCCGTTACTATTCTCCCCCACCCACACATTCCAGATGTGCTGCTTCTTCCTGTCATCGGGCCTAG GCCTGTGGTCCAGCTCAGCTCGGAGGTCATAGTAGGCGCTCAGTGTGGCAGTGCTGTTCTGAGGGGAGCGCACGTCTTCGCCCCAGGGATCCTCGCCACACCCAAGT TCATGAAGACAGGAGATGCTGTGTCTGTGTTCTCGGACCTGGAGGGGAAGTGCACACGGGGGAGCAAGGACTTTAAGGGAAAGAAAGTGTTTGTGGGAAATGGAGTCGCTGAAATGGACCGCTCCAACATCTTCTGCTCAGACGAACCAGTCAA GGGCGTTGGTATTCGGATGGTAGAGCCCCTGTACCAGAGCCCCTCCTTCGATGGGGTACTACCCAGCCTGGCGTTCCTACAG AACCTCCCATCGGTGGTGGTGGGTCACGTGCTGGGGCCCCGTCCTGGAGAGCGCATCCTGGATATGTGTGCTGCTCCCGGGGGGAAGACCTGCCATATCGCTGCCCTGATGGGGGGAcag GGAGAGGTAGTGGCCCTGGATAAGATCAGAGGCAAGGTGGAGCGCATCCGTCAGAACGCCAAAGCGCTGCATCTGGACTGCATCAAAGCCCACTGCTTCAATAGCATCAAGGCTGTGTGCACTGACCAGGCCCAGGACACTGAGG GTCCACCCTTCCCTCCACAGAGTTTTGACCGGGTGTTGCTGGATGCTCCATGTAGCGGTCTAGGCCAGAGACCCAGCATGGTCTGTACCTGGAACCTGAAGGAGATCTGCTCCTACCAGCCTCTACAGCGCAAGCTCTTCCACACC GCGGTACGGCTCCTGAAGAGAGGTGGTGTCCTGGTGTACAGCACCTGCACTGTGACTCTGTCAGAGAATGAGGAGCAGGTGGCCTGGGCCCTTAACACCTTCCCCTGCCTCACACTACAGCCTCAG gagCCCCACATCGGAGCAGAGGGCATGCTGGGAGCTGGCCTTTCACCTGAGCAGCTGCGTCTCCTCCAGAGGTTCAGTCCTGAGTTGGACTGGAGCGCGGCCGAGGCCAGGGGAGAGGATGACAGCCCCACAGAACAGCCAGAGTTCCCAACCCCCCTCGCACACCGAGCCAACAAGGACACTATTGGCTTCTTCATTGCCAAGTTCCTAAAGAGCTGA
- the LOC124038983 gene encoding serine/threonine-protein kinase pim-3-like, with protein sequence MKRKCRFNVDRGERPTKKRSSQQAITKMVSLVLPCPQLTQSTLQKLQIESEADPDWPTPMETRAISKMSRKKGLPTPKMEDKGTQCDMGSKRKRMTFFQDLDSDDLRTAKKIKVTMASGSYSSFGSSTSTDASTSSERTDSKGSEVCDKHKPKVRRNPPRRASFTSLYNVGKLLGQGGCGSVYEGTRKEDGREVAIKYIPKGVSEYYLTIPGTTHRLPLEVALMQIVSRPPVCEHVLELVDWFEQPRKFILVLERPTSCMDLYDYCETMGGKLNEAMARVIMLQVVLAVRHCRDRGVIHRDIKVENLLVQTDTLNVKLIDFGCGDLLREKLFRDFAGDRVLPPPEWVLDGKYQGRKATIWSLGVLLFGLVNGDLPFRKEAEIIRGRLCFKRGISKECRDLVRWCLKQDPLKRPVLEQILLHDWLSDRARP encoded by the exons ATGAAGAGGAAGTGCAGGTTCAATGTGGACAGGGGCGAACGCCCAACCAAAAAACGGTCCAGCCAGCAGGCCATAACCAAAATGGTTTCCTTGGTGCTCCCTTGTCCTCAATTGACACAGAGCACTCTCCAGAAACTGCAGATTGAGAGTGAGGCTGACCCTGACTGGCCCACTCCTATGGAGACCAGGGCAATTTCAAAGATGTCAAGGAAAAAGGGCCTACCAACCCCCAAGATGGAGGACAAGGGAACCCAATGCGACATGGGATCAAAGAGGAAAAGGATGACTTTTTTCCAAGATCTGGATTCAGACGACCTTAGGACTGCTAAGAAGATCAAGGTCACCATGGCATCCGGGTCATACAGCTCCTTTGGCTCCTCCACATCAACAGACGCATCCACCAGCAGCGAGAGAACCGACTCTAAAGGTTCAGAAGTCTGTGATAAACACAAGCCCAAAGTCCGGCGAAACCCACCACGCAGAG CCAGTTTCACCTCGCTCTATAACGTGGGCAAGTTGCTGGGACAAGGAGGCTGTGGGTCCGTCTATGAGGGAACACGAAAGGAAGATGGGAGAGAA GTCGCCATTAAGTACATCCCTAAGGGTGTATCGGAGTACTACCTCACAATC CCTGGAACAACGCACAGGCTGCCCCTGGAGGTCGCCCTGATGCAGATCGTGTCGCGGCCCCCTGTCTGTGAACATGTGCTGGAGCTGGTGGATTGGTTCGAGCAGCCCAGGAAGTTCATCCTGGTCCTGGAGCGTCCCACCTCCTGCATGGACCTGTACGACTACTGTGAGACGATGGGTGGGAAGCTCAACGAGGCCATGGCGAGGGTCATCATGCTTCAGGTGGTTCTGGCGGTACGGCACTGCCGTGACCGCGGCGTCATCCACCGCGACATCAAAGTGGAGAACCTGCTGGTGCAGACAGACACTCTGAACGTCAAGCTCATCGACTTCGGCTGCGGGGATCTGCTGAGGGAGAAACTCTTCAGGGACTTTGCTGGTG ACAGAGTTCTCCCCCCCCCTGAGTGGGTTCTGGATGGAAAGTACCAGGGGCGCAAAGCCACCATCTGGTCCCTGGGTGTGCTTCTGTTTGGCCTGGTCAACGGTGACCTGCCCTTCAGGAAGGAGGCCGAAATCATCCGAGGACGCCTGTGCTTCAAGAGAGGGATCTCCAAAG AATGCAGAGACCTGGTCCGCTGGTGCCTCAAGCAAGACCCTCTGAAGAGGCCCGTTCTGGAGCAGATCCTCCTGCACGACTGGCTGTCGGACCGGGCTCGCCCCTAA